Proteins encoded within one genomic window of Triticum aestivum cultivar Chinese Spring chromosome 2D, IWGSC CS RefSeq v2.1, whole genome shotgun sequence:
- the LOC123050076 gene encoding exopolygalacturonase, with amino-acid sequence MEPRPRPVAVAVNALLCVLSLCVSAAEAENVTTYDAKNFGAKGNGVDDDTKALVAAWKKACGTPGTVTLVIPPGTYYIGPAHFHGPCEAVAITFFLQGVLMAATDLKRFGNDWIEFGWVTNLTVVGQNGGVIDGQGAASWPFNKCPVRKDCKVLPTSVMFLNNQNTVVRDITSVNSKFFHIALLHNNNMRMSNLRIHAPENSPNTDGIHIERNTGVIISDSRIGTGDDCISIGQGNHNIYIARVHCGPGHGMSVGSLGRYVGEGDVTSIHVTDMTFQGTMNGVRIKTWENSPTKSFAARMLFENMVMKDVQTPIIIDQKYCPYYNCEHRYVSGVTIEDIKFKNIKGTSTLPVAVLLRCGVPCRGVVLQNVDLSYNGQAGTLSHCENANATYVGYQHPQPCI; translated from the exons ATGGAGCCGCGGCCGCGCCCGGTGGCCGTCGCCGTCAACGCGCTGCTCTGCGTCCTCTCTCTCTGCGTGTCCGCGGCCGAGGCCGAGAACGTGACCACCTACGACGCCAAGAACTTCGGCGCTAAAGGCAACGGGGTCGACGACGATACCAAG GCGCTGGTGGCGGCATGGAAGAAAGCGTGCGGGACGCCTGGCACGGTGACGCTGGTGATCCCGCCGGGGACCTACTACATCGGGCCCGCGCACTTCCACGGCCCCTGCGAAGCCGTCGCCATCACCTTCTTCCTCCAG GGGGTGCTCATGGCGGCAACGGATCTGAAGCGTTTTGGCAATGACTGGATTGAGTTCGGGTGGGTGACAAACCTCACCGTGGTTGGCCAGAACGGCGGCGTCATCGACGGCCAGGGCGCCGCCTCCTGGCCATTTAACAAGTGTCCCGTCCGAAAGGATTGCAAAGTCCTTCCCACC AGTGTGATGTTCTTGAACAACCAGAACACGGTGGTGCGCGACATCACCTCGGTGAACAGCAAGTTCTTCCACATCGCGCTGCTGCACAACAACAACATGAGGATGAGCAACCTCCGGATCCACGCGCCCGAGAACAGCCCCAACACGGACGGCATCCACATCGAGCGGAACACGGGCGTGATCATCTCCGACTCCCGTATCGGCACCGGCGACGACTGCATCTCCATCGGCCAGGGGAACCACAATATATACATCGCCCGTGTCCACTGCGGCCCGGGCCACGGCATGAGCGTTGGTAGCCTCGGCCGCTACGTCGGCGAGGGCGACGTCACTAGCATCCACGTCACCGACATGACCTTCCAGGGCACCATGAACGGCGTCCGCATCAAGACATGGGAGAACTCCCCTACCAAGAGCTTCGCCGCGCGCATGCTGTTCGAGAACATGGTGATGAAGGACGTGCAGACCCCCATCATCATCGACCAGAAGTACTGCCCTTACTACAACTGCGAGCACAGGTACGTCTCCGGGGTCACAATCGAGGACATCAAGTTCAAGAACATCAAGGGAACGTCGACGTTGCCCGTGGCCGTGCTGCTCCGGTGCGGCGTGCCGTGCCGCGGCGTCGTGCTGCAGAACGTCGACCTCAGCTACAACGGACAGGCAGGCACCTTGTCACACTGCGAGAACGCCAATGCCACCTACGTTGGCTACCAGCACCCACAGCCATGCATCTAG